In Archangium violaceum, the following are encoded in one genomic region:
- the queF gene encoding preQ(1) synthase, protein MPSQPTKDLKTFPNPAPERDYEITFDVPEFTCLCPLTGQPDFAKFRIRYVPDELCVELKSLKLYMWSYRDEGAFHEKVTNTIADDIVRAIQPRQLSVEGDFFVRGGIGTIVTVRHEKKGKGAKGAKKNTPARRK, encoded by the coding sequence ATGCCTTCCCAGCCCACCAAGGACCTGAAGACCTTCCCGAACCCGGCGCCGGAGCGCGACTACGAGATCACGTTCGACGTCCCGGAGTTCACGTGCCTCTGCCCGCTGACGGGGCAACCAGACTTCGCGAAGTTCCGGATCCGCTATGTGCCGGACGAGCTGTGCGTGGAGCTGAAGAGCCTGAAGCTCTACATGTGGTCGTACCGGGACGAGGGAGCCTTCCACGAGAAGGTGACGAACACGATCGCGGACGACATCGTGCGAGCCATCCAACCGAGGCAGCTGTCGGTGGAGGGGGACTTCTTCGTGCGAGGAGGAATCGGGACGATCGTGACGGTGCGTCACGAGAAGAAGGGCAAGGGAGCGAAGGGGGCGAAGAAGAACACCCCGGCGCGCCGCAAGTAG
- a CDS encoding hybrid sensor histidine kinase/response regulator, producing MLPSDFQDILACVPQAVVRLGPDLCVEWLEPDFNAKTGMELKVGDPLLSVLEGGRGRDALERSLREGQGHSGHVITSGLKQMRIQARPCRTGAAPGAWLLFEPSGVDDEVAFAQALQEIAREVGETLDVDAVCKAAVLAVVRCAQVRRAEVYLAEEGQPLRRVAVSDLASTESPEDALEDHADSFEAALVTRQPQIGVQRGYGDSVGSIFAAVPLLSPRRAVGLLVLYKEQGTSFSLRELELWSAAAGQVAVTVENARLLREAQAALRVREEFMSIASHELKTPLTPLKLLLHSMERRLAQGLPVEPSSVLKSKRQVDRLAGLVNGLLDVSRLEGGRLTLLPAPLEMGHLVAEVVDQFRHTCERPFTLTVPRERLWVQGDRDRLEQVLVNLLENAHKYSPKGDPICVEVEVVHGEARIHVKDRGIGIPAQDQARLFQRFYRAGNASHRHFGGLGLGLFISHSIARLHGGSLSVASAEGEGSIFTLGLPRMPVNEVRRLPRRVLLLDEDRAHEVVAERVLRAGGFEVLTAHDGVDALRRASSLPVDLVLLSSSAPPTQLGLFLAAFAELPRARPIPIVLAGASRPAWAQPEHSLCSRPYREADLLAAVHATLGPSEERGRPEERSSLLERVPLEALMLP from the coding sequence ATGCTGCCCTCCGACTTCCAGGACATCCTCGCGTGTGTCCCCCAGGCCGTTGTCCGGCTGGGTCCGGACCTGTGCGTCGAATGGCTGGAGCCGGACTTCAACGCCAAGACCGGGATGGAGTTGAAGGTGGGAGACCCGCTGCTGTCCGTCCTCGAGGGGGGCCGCGGCCGCGATGCCCTGGAGCGCTCCCTGCGCGAGGGCCAGGGTCACTCGGGTCATGTCATCACCTCGGGCCTCAAGCAGATGCGCATCCAGGCCCGCCCCTGCCGCACGGGCGCCGCCCCCGGCGCCTGGCTCCTCTTCGAGCCCTCCGGGGTCGATGACGAGGTCGCCTTCGCCCAGGCCCTTCAGGAGATCGCCCGCGAGGTGGGCGAGACGCTGGACGTGGACGCCGTGTGCAAGGCCGCGGTGCTGGCCGTGGTGCGCTGCGCCCAGGTCCGCCGCGCCGAGGTGTACCTCGCCGAGGAGGGTCAGCCCCTGCGCCGCGTGGCCGTGTCCGACCTGGCCAGCACCGAGTCCCCCGAGGACGCGCTCGAGGACCACGCCGACTCCTTCGAGGCGGCGCTCGTCACCCGGCAGCCCCAGATCGGTGTCCAGCGCGGCTACGGCGACTCCGTGGGCTCCATCTTCGCCGCGGTGCCGCTGCTGTCCCCCCGGCGCGCCGTGGGCCTGCTCGTCCTCTACAAGGAGCAGGGCACCTCCTTCTCCCTGCGCGAGCTGGAGCTGTGGAGCGCGGCTGCCGGGCAGGTGGCGGTCACGGTGGAGAACGCCCGCCTGCTGCGAGAGGCCCAGGCGGCCCTCCGGGTGCGCGAGGAGTTCATGTCCATCGCCTCGCACGAGCTGAAGACGCCCCTCACCCCGCTCAAGCTCCTGCTCCACTCCATGGAGCGCCGGCTCGCGCAGGGGCTGCCCGTGGAGCCCTCCAGCGTCCTCAAGTCGAAGCGCCAGGTGGATCGGCTGGCGGGGCTGGTCAACGGCCTGCTGGATGTGTCGCGATTGGAGGGAGGACGGTTGACACTGCTGCCCGCGCCCCTGGAGATGGGCCACCTGGTGGCGGAGGTGGTGGACCAGTTCCGCCACACCTGCGAGCGCCCCTTCACCCTGACGGTGCCGCGCGAGCGCCTCTGGGTCCAGGGAGACCGGGACCGGCTGGAGCAGGTGCTCGTCAACCTGCTGGAGAACGCGCACAAGTACAGCCCCAAGGGCGACCCCATCTGCGTGGAGGTGGAGGTGGTGCACGGGGAGGCGCGCATCCACGTGAAGGACAGGGGCATCGGCATCCCCGCGCAGGACCAGGCGCGGCTCTTCCAGCGCTTCTACCGGGCGGGCAACGCCTCGCACCGCCACTTCGGCGGGCTGGGGCTGGGCCTCTTCATCAGCCACTCCATCGCGCGGCTGCACGGGGGCTCGCTGTCGGTGGCGAGCGCCGAGGGCGAGGGCTCCATCTTCACCCTGGGGCTGCCGCGCATGCCCGTGAACGAGGTCCGCCGGCTGCCGCGCCGGGTGCTGCTGCTCGACGAGGATCGGGCCCACGAAGTGGTGGCCGAGCGCGTGCTGCGCGCCGGGGGCTTCGAGGTCCTCACCGCGCACGACGGCGTGGACGCGCTGCGCCGGGCCTCGTCCCTGCCGGTGGATCTGGTGCTGCTGTCGTCCAGCGCTCCTCCCACCCAGTTGGGGCTCTTCCTGGCGGCCTTCGCGGAGCTGCCGCGCGCCCGGCCCATTCCCATCGTGCTCGCCGGGGCCTCGCGCCCCGCCTGGGCCCAGCCGGAGCACTCCCTGTGCTCGCGGCCCTACCGCGAGGCGGACCTGCTCGCCGCCGTGCACGCCACCCTGGGGCCCTCCGAGGAGCGTGGCCGCCCGGAGGAGCGCTCCTCCCTCCTGGAGCGCGTCCCCCTGGAAGCCCTCATGCTTCCCTGA
- the gltB gene encoding glutamate synthase large subunit, with product MSQGPGRYGLYEPDTEHDACGVGFVAHIRGEKSRAIVDDALELLNRLSHRAAAGRDPETGDGAGILVQLPHRFFERERLGFALPPRRQYAVGMVFLPSDTEARIACEAALEQVAADEGQRVLGWRDVPVEPSYLGRLAREGAPVIRQLFVARRRVVPSAFERKLYRIRKLAERRIRERALDPDGQFHVASFSSETLIYKGLLLPRQLPRFYVDLQHPEFVSALGLVHSRFSTNTFPTWELAQPFRYIAHNGEINTLHGNRNWMNARRGLLQSARFGGSLEPLFPLIVPGKSDSAQFDNMVELLYLGGRQLPHAMMMMIPEAWEGHTLMSDERRAFYEYSSSLMEPWDGPAAIAFTDGQLIGATLDRNGLRPARYLVTEDERIILASETGVIDVPAAQIRRKGRLTPGRMLLVDITEGRILEDEEVKRDISTRWPYRRWLQRNVFHFDDLPTVPAPPRLGGEELWRLQRAFGYSDEDVRLLLRPMAETGKEPVGSMGTDTPLAVLSDQAPTLYNYFHQLFAQVTNPPIDPIRESLVMTLATGLGPEGNTFEETPEQCHRLSLPGPILTNGELAKLAAISNEGIFETHRLSLLYPVGAGERALEEAVERLCTEAVEAVDAGASILVLSDRGVDAAHGAIPALLAVSAVHQRLVRDGTRMYTGLVLETAEAREVHHFACLFGYGVSAVNPYLALDTLRALADAGELPVDHEKAQENFVHAIEEGLLKVMSKMGISTLQSYRGSQLFEAVGLERKLVERHFTGTPSRVEGVGLPELGREVRERHARGFDEASAFEAEQLPVGGQYQWRRRGETHKWNPATIAKLQQAARTNDAALFAEFSRLADDETRAHCNLRGLLEVVTEGCTPVPLEEVEPASEIVKRFVTGAMSFGSISAEAHETLAIAMNRLGGRSNSGEGGEESRRYSPDENGDLRRSAIKQVASARFGVTTEYLVNAVELQIKMAQGAKPGEGGQLPGHKVDERIARVRWSTPGVTLISPPPHHDIYSIEDLAQLIYDLQSVNPAARVSVKLVSEVGVGTIAAGVAKAGAGGVVISGYEGGTGASPLSSIKHAGLPWELGLAEAQQVLVHNGLRGRIRVQVDGGLRTARDVLVATLLGAEEYGMATASLIALGCIMLRKCHLNTCSVGIATQDAGLRERFHGKPEHVVNFFFMVAEDLRRQMAALGVRKLDELVGRVDLLRQRPKAEHWKAARVDLSGMLTPPSAPEIEARHCDTPQTKDVSEHLDHDILQRAKATLEGGAPTLLVRPVSNTHRAVGAMLSGEIARRYGARGLPDGQLRVRLQGSAGQSFGAFLTSGVTLELEGDANDYLGKGLSGGRVIVYPPEGSRFLPEENVLVGNTVLYGATAGEVYLRGLAGERFAVRNSGAQAVVEGVGDHGCEYMTGGVVVVLGPTGRNFAAGMSGGIAFVLDRERSFRERCNLEMVELESLVDESEIWLVHGMIERHLHHTRSTLAQRVLDNWELMVPQFVKVMPTDYKRVLQARRAARKPPSAAMPRLQVVGGER from the coding sequence ATGTCGCAAGGCCCGGGACGCTATGGGCTGTACGAGCCGGACACCGAGCACGATGCCTGTGGAGTGGGCTTCGTGGCCCACATCCGGGGCGAGAAGTCGCGTGCCATCGTCGACGACGCCCTGGAGTTGCTCAACCGGTTGAGCCACCGGGCGGCGGCGGGGCGGGATCCCGAGACGGGAGACGGCGCCGGCATCCTCGTGCAGCTGCCCCACCGCTTCTTCGAGCGCGAGCGGCTGGGCTTCGCGCTGCCCCCGCGCCGCCAGTACGCCGTGGGCATGGTGTTCCTCCCCTCGGACACGGAGGCGCGCATCGCCTGCGAGGCGGCGCTGGAGCAGGTGGCCGCCGACGAGGGCCAGCGTGTGCTCGGCTGGAGGGACGTGCCGGTGGAGCCCTCGTACCTGGGCCGGCTGGCACGCGAGGGAGCGCCCGTCATCCGGCAGCTCTTCGTCGCCCGGCGCCGTGTGGTGCCCAGCGCCTTCGAGCGCAAGCTGTACCGCATCCGCAAGCTGGCCGAGCGGCGCATCCGCGAGCGCGCGCTGGACCCGGACGGCCAGTTCCACGTGGCCAGCTTCTCCTCGGAGACGCTCATCTACAAGGGCCTGCTCCTGCCCAGGCAGCTCCCGCGCTTCTACGTGGACCTGCAGCACCCCGAGTTCGTGAGCGCGCTGGGCCTGGTGCACTCGCGCTTCTCCACCAACACCTTCCCCACGTGGGAGCTGGCGCAGCCGTTCCGCTACATCGCGCACAACGGTGAAATCAACACGCTGCACGGCAACCGCAACTGGATGAACGCGCGGCGCGGGCTGCTGCAGTCGGCCCGCTTCGGCGGCAGCCTGGAGCCCCTCTTCCCCCTCATCGTCCCGGGCAAGAGCGACTCGGCGCAGTTCGACAACATGGTGGAGCTGCTGTACCTGGGCGGGCGTCAGCTCCCCCACGCCATGATGATGATGATTCCGGAGGCGTGGGAGGGCCACACGCTGATGAGCGACGAGCGTCGCGCCTTCTACGAGTACTCCAGCTCGCTCATGGAGCCGTGGGACGGGCCGGCGGCCATCGCCTTCACGGACGGCCAGCTCATCGGCGCCACGCTGGACCGCAACGGCCTGCGCCCCGCGCGCTACCTCGTCACCGAGGACGAGCGCATCATCCTCGCCTCGGAGACGGGCGTCATCGACGTGCCCGCAGCGCAGATCCGCCGCAAGGGCCGCCTCACCCCCGGCCGCATGCTGCTGGTGGACATCACCGAGGGCCGCATCCTCGAGGACGAGGAGGTCAAGCGCGACATCTCCACGCGCTGGCCCTACCGGAGGTGGCTCCAGCGCAACGTCTTCCACTTCGACGACCTGCCCACCGTCCCAGCGCCCCCTCGCCTGGGTGGCGAGGAGCTGTGGCGGCTCCAGCGTGCCTTCGGCTACTCGGACGAGGACGTACGGCTGCTCCTGCGGCCCATGGCCGAGACGGGCAAGGAGCCGGTGGGCTCCATGGGCACGGACACGCCGCTGGCGGTGCTCAGCGACCAGGCGCCCACGCTCTACAACTACTTCCACCAGCTCTTCGCGCAGGTCACCAACCCGCCCATCGACCCCATCCGCGAGTCGCTGGTGATGACGCTGGCCACCGGGCTGGGGCCGGAAGGTAACACCTTCGAGGAGACGCCGGAGCAGTGTCACCGGTTGTCGCTGCCGGGCCCCATCCTCACCAATGGTGAGCTGGCGAAGCTGGCCGCCATCAGCAACGAGGGCATCTTCGAGACGCACCGGCTGAGCCTGCTGTACCCGGTGGGCGCGGGCGAGCGCGCGCTGGAGGAGGCCGTGGAGCGGCTGTGCACCGAGGCCGTGGAGGCGGTGGACGCGGGCGCGAGCATCCTCGTGCTGAGCGACCGGGGCGTGGACGCGGCCCATGGCGCCATCCCCGCGCTGCTGGCCGTGTCCGCGGTGCACCAGCGGCTGGTGCGCGACGGTACCCGTATGTACACGGGCCTCGTGCTGGAGACGGCCGAGGCGCGTGAGGTGCACCACTTCGCCTGCCTCTTCGGCTACGGCGTCTCGGCGGTGAACCCCTACCTCGCGCTGGACACGCTGCGCGCCCTGGCGGACGCGGGCGAGCTGCCGGTGGACCACGAGAAGGCGCAGGAGAACTTCGTCCACGCCATCGAGGAGGGCCTGCTGAAGGTGATGTCCAAGATGGGCATCTCCACGCTGCAGTCCTACCGCGGCTCGCAGCTCTTCGAGGCGGTGGGCCTGGAGCGCAAGCTGGTGGAGCGGCACTTCACCGGGACGCCCTCGCGGGTGGAGGGCGTGGGCCTGCCGGAGCTGGGGCGCGAGGTGCGGGAGCGGCACGCGCGCGGCTTCGACGAGGCCTCTGCCTTCGAGGCGGAGCAGCTCCCCGTGGGCGGCCAGTACCAGTGGCGCCGCCGGGGCGAGACGCACAAGTGGAACCCGGCCACCATCGCGAAGCTCCAGCAGGCGGCGCGCACGAATGACGCCGCGCTGTTCGCCGAGTTCTCGCGGCTGGCCGACGACGAGACGCGCGCGCACTGCAACCTGCGCGGGCTGTTGGAGGTGGTGACGGAGGGCTGTACCCCCGTGCCGCTGGAGGAGGTGGAGCCGGCGAGCGAGATCGTCAAGCGCTTCGTCACCGGTGCCATGTCCTTCGGCTCCATCAGCGCCGAGGCCCACGAGACGCTGGCCATCGCGATGAACCGCCTGGGCGGGCGCTCCAACAGCGGTGAGGGTGGCGAGGAGTCGCGCCGCTACTCGCCGGACGAGAACGGGGATCTGCGCCGCAGCGCCATCAAGCAGGTGGCCAGCGCGCGCTTCGGCGTCACCACCGAGTACCTGGTCAACGCGGTCGAGCTGCAGATCAAGATGGCCCAGGGCGCCAAGCCCGGCGAGGGCGGGCAGCTGCCGGGCCACAAGGTGGACGAGCGCATCGCGCGGGTGCGCTGGTCCACCCCGGGCGTGACGCTCATCTCCCCGCCGCCGCACCACGACATCTACTCCATCGAGGACCTGGCGCAGCTCATCTACGACCTGCAGTCGGTGAACCCGGCGGCGCGGGTGAGCGTGAAGCTGGTGAGCGAGGTGGGTGTGGGCACCATCGCCGCGGGTGTGGCCAAGGCCGGCGCGGGCGGGGTGGTCATCTCCGGCTACGAGGGTGGAACGGGCGCCTCGCCGCTCTCGAGCATCAAGCACGCGGGCCTGCCCTGGGAGCTGGGACTGGCCGAGGCGCAGCAGGTGCTGGTGCACAACGGCCTGCGCGGGCGCATCCGGGTGCAGGTGGACGGCGGCCTGCGCACCGCCCGGGACGTGCTCGTCGCCACGCTGCTGGGCGCCGAGGAGTACGGCATGGCCACCGCGAGCCTCATCGCGCTCGGGTGCATCATGCTGCGCAAGTGCCACCTCAATACGTGCTCGGTGGGCATCGCCACCCAGGACGCGGGCCTGCGCGAGCGCTTCCACGGCAAGCCCGAGCACGTGGTGAACTTCTTCTTCATGGTGGCCGAGGACCTGCGGCGCCAGATGGCGGCCCTGGGCGTGCGCAAGCTGGACGAGCTGGTGGGCCGGGTGGACCTGCTGCGGCAGCGCCCCAAGGCGGAGCACTGGAAGGCGGCGCGGGTGGACCTCTCCGGTATGTTGACGCCGCCCAGCGCCCCGGAGATCGAGGCCCGTCACTGCGACACGCCGCAGACCAAGGACGTGTCGGAGCACCTGGACCACGACATCCTCCAGCGCGCGAAGGCCACGCTGGAGGGCGGAGCGCCCACGCTGCTGGTCCGCCCGGTGAGCAACACGCACCGCGCCGTGGGAGCCATGCTGTCGGGTGAGATCGCCCGGCGCTATGGAGCGCGAGGGCTGCCGGACGGGCAGCTCCGCGTCCGGCTTCAGGGCTCGGCGGGACAGAGCTTCGGGGCGTTCCTCACCAGCGGCGTGACGCTGGAGCTGGAGGGGGATGCCAACGACTACCTCGGCAAGGGCCTGTCCGGCGGGCGCGTCATCGTCTACCCGCCCGAGGGCAGCCGCTTCCTCCCCGAGGAGAACGTGCTGGTGGGCAACACCGTCCTCTATGGCGCCACGGCCGGCGAGGTGTACCTGCGCGGGCTCGCGGGCGAGCGCTTCGCGGTGCGCAACAGCGGCGCCCAGGCCGTCGTCGAGGGCGTGGGCGACCACGGCTGCGAGTACATGACGGGCGGTGTGGTGGTGGTGCTCGGGCCCACCGGGCGCAACTTCGCCGCGGGCATGAGTGGCGGTATCGCCTTCGTGCTCGACCGCGAGCGCTCCTTCCGCGAGCGCTGCAACCTGGAGATGGTGGAGCTGGAGTCGCTGGTGGACGAGTCGGAGATCTGGCTCGTGCACGGGATGATCGAACGGCACCTGCACCACACGCGCAGCACGCTGGCGCAGCGGGTGCTCGACAACTGGGAGCTGATGGTGCCGCAGTTCGTGAAGGTGATGCCCACCGATTACAAGCGCGTGCTTCAGGCGCGCCGGGCGGCCCGCAAGCCGCCTTCGGCCGCCATGCCGCGTCTCCAGGTCGTGGGAGGGGAGCGCTGA
- a CDS encoding glutamate synthase subunit beta has translation MGKTTGFMEWQRVSAPKREKSERVADSREFVLPLSADEAKRQAGRCMDCGVPFCHQGCPLGNPIPEFNDAVFRGKWKEAFLALSGTNNFPEFTGRLCPAPCEAACVLNIDQDPVTIEQMEKEIIERAFAEGWVRARPPVSRTGKRVAVVGSGPAGLAAAAQLNQAGHHVTVYERDDRPGGLLRYGIPDFKLEKSVLDRRLRLMEAEGVEFRCGVDVGLEPGFRALREQYDAVVLAMGARRARELEVPGRELSGVVQAMDYLEHQNRVVAGLATREPRLNASGRKVLILGGGDTGSDCLGTALRQGAESVTQVELMPMPPRGRSENSPWPRWPIIFRTSSSQEEGGAREFGLMTKRLEGENGKLRALHAVRVELQREAGGAPRLVEVPGSEVTYEVDLLVLAMGFTGPDTGRLAEELGVKLSPRGTVLVDSRFATSADGVFCAGDASRGASLIVWAFSDGREAAKAVDTYLSQESSSLPTRGKDCSFG, from the coding sequence ATGGGCAAGACGACCGGTTTCATGGAGTGGCAGCGAGTGTCCGCCCCCAAGCGGGAGAAGTCCGAGCGCGTGGCGGACTCCCGCGAGTTCGTGCTCCCGCTGTCCGCCGACGAGGCGAAGCGGCAGGCGGGGCGGTGCATGGACTGTGGCGTGCCCTTCTGTCACCAGGGCTGTCCGCTGGGCAACCCCATCCCCGAGTTCAATGACGCGGTGTTCCGGGGCAAGTGGAAGGAAGCCTTCCTCGCGCTGAGCGGCACCAACAACTTCCCCGAGTTCACCGGTCGGCTGTGCCCGGCGCCGTGCGAGGCCGCCTGCGTCCTCAACATCGACCAGGATCCGGTGACCATCGAGCAGATGGAGAAGGAGATCATCGAGCGGGCCTTCGCCGAGGGGTGGGTGCGAGCCCGGCCTCCGGTGAGCCGCACCGGCAAGCGCGTGGCGGTGGTGGGCTCGGGACCGGCGGGGCTGGCGGCGGCGGCGCAGCTCAACCAGGCGGGGCACCACGTCACCGTGTACGAGCGGGACGACCGGCCCGGTGGGCTGCTGCGCTACGGCATTCCGGACTTCAAGCTGGAGAAGTCGGTGCTGGACCGGCGGCTGAGGCTGATGGAGGCCGAGGGCGTGGAGTTCCGCTGCGGCGTGGACGTGGGCCTCGAGCCGGGCTTCCGCGCGCTGCGCGAGCAGTATGACGCGGTGGTGCTGGCCATGGGCGCCAGGCGCGCCAGGGAGCTCGAGGTTCCCGGGCGTGAGCTGTCCGGCGTGGTGCAGGCCATGGACTACCTGGAGCACCAGAACCGGGTGGTGGCGGGCCTGGCCACGCGCGAGCCCCGGTTGAACGCCTCGGGGCGGAAGGTGCTCATCCTCGGTGGCGGTGACACGGGCTCGGACTGCCTGGGCACGGCGCTGCGCCAGGGCGCCGAGAGCGTGACGCAGGTGGAGCTGATGCCCATGCCGCCCAGGGGGCGCTCGGAGAACAGCCCGTGGCCGCGCTGGCCGATCATCTTCCGCACCTCGTCCAGCCAGGAGGAGGGCGGGGCGCGCGAGTTCGGGTTGATGACGAAGCGGCTGGAGGGCGAGAACGGCAAGCTGCGGGCGCTGCACGCGGTGCGGGTGGAGCTGCAGCGCGAGGCGGGCGGAGCGCCCCGGCTGGTGGAGGTGCCCGGCTCAGAGGTCACCTACGAGGTGGACCTGCTGGTGCTGGCCATGGGCTTCACGGGGCCGGACACGGGACGGCTGGCGGAGGAGCTGGGCGTGAAGCTCAGCCCCCGCGGCACCGTGCTGGTGGACTCGCGTTTCGCCACGTCGGCGGACGGCGTGTTCTGCGCGGGCGACGCGAGCCGTGGGGCGAGCCTCATCGTCTGGGCCTTCTCGGACGGACGCGAGGCGGCGAAGGCCGTCGACACGTACCTGTCCCAGGAGTCCTCCAGCCTGCCGACACGCGGGAAGGACTGCTCCTTCGGCTGA
- a CDS encoding bifunctional diaminohydroxyphosphoribosylaminopyrimidine deaminase/5-amino-6-(5-phosphoribosylamino)uracil reductase RibD yields the protein MSKPLSPAVSSSPGPASGAAMAAQDEAWMRLAIELGEQAKGHTGDNPYVGCVIVVDGRVVGSGYTQPPYQPHAEASAFLDAERRGHEVRGGTLYTTVEPCCFFGRTPPCSQAIIERGLARVVVGIRDPHPRVNGQGIAQLRAAGIEVTEHVCREEVRSYLSGWLSGFGPDAG from the coding sequence ATGTCCAAGCCCCTCTCTCCCGCCGTCAGCTCCTCACCGGGCCCCGCTTCCGGGGCGGCCATGGCCGCCCAGGACGAGGCCTGGATGCGGCTGGCCATCGAGCTCGGCGAGCAGGCCAAGGGCCACACCGGCGACAATCCCTACGTGGGGTGCGTCATCGTCGTGGACGGGCGCGTCGTGGGTTCCGGGTACACGCAGCCTCCCTACCAGCCGCACGCCGAGGCCTCCGCCTTCCTGGACGCGGAGCGCCGCGGTCATGAGGTGCGGGGGGGCACCCTGTACACGACCGTGGAGCCGTGCTGCTTCTTCGGACGCACGCCGCCCTGCTCACAGGCCATCATTGAGCGGGGACTGGCCCGCGTCGTCGTCGGCATCCGGGACCCCCACCCGCGCGTCAACGGCCAGGGCATCGCCCAGCTGCGCGCCGCGGGCATCGAGGTCACGGAGCACGTCTGCCGCGAGGAGGTGCGCTCCTATCTCTCGGGGTGGCTCTCCGGCTTTGGACCGGACGCCGGGTAG
- a CDS encoding carboxypeptidase regulatory-like domain-containing protein codes for MDRKRTIGLLVAVLVLLGGALFLLSGGRKEPQEARAPAGTPAAKPAPASPDTRTSPGREPAHAASALPSRLVPATRAEDSAEPLGAFEGRVISATTGEGVEGAELTFAAEAGATSARTEASGRFRFVPHTPGTWQLAVVTARGYLPFGPEWGQSPIRLTAVPGQRISDIVLALTPEAELLGTVLDVEGKPVAGAQVRVLTGRGGESVLFPTSDRYTSDVRGELRFHAPEGATVEARHPAYASARAEVTPSVVLSRKLVLVLGKRESASAAALGETLAGRVVDGGGTAVAGALVSVASAASAWPRRYGDELGYETVTDAEGRFSVEGLETGTYDVTARLMGLAPGELRDVAAGRKDLVLTLARGAKLGGTVRDAASGKPLPSFTLAVFTKRGPLQRDAFAQLSFIDAQGRYEVAGVPAGSYVVEVAAHGYAPSEASVEVPKGASGPLTTDFALSPGATMTGRVVEADTNLPLERARISVEGLGTGGGALSLRYDALTDARGNFTLDGLPTGEVSLFVSADKHHSRVLSGITVRPGATPPRTIELRKTAEGEEPQVELVGIGAVLAAREDALVLGEVMPGGGAAEAGLVTGDGIVRIDGRPVVEMGFAEAVQRIRGPEGSRLVLGVRRASAVGAGGSPAPVVDLIVTRRSIRR; via the coding sequence ATGGATCGGAAGCGCACAATCGGGCTGCTCGTCGCCGTGCTGGTGCTCCTGGGGGGCGCCCTCTTCCTCCTGAGCGGTGGAAGGAAGGAGCCCCAGGAGGCACGGGCCCCGGCGGGGACCCCCGCCGCGAAGCCCGCTCCGGCGAGTCCCGATACACGAACGTCACCGGGACGGGAGCCGGCCCACGCCGCGTCCGCCCTGCCCTCGCGGCTCGTGCCCGCCACGCGCGCCGAGGACTCGGCCGAGCCACTGGGCGCCTTCGAGGGCCGTGTCATCTCGGCCACCACGGGCGAGGGCGTGGAGGGCGCCGAGCTGACCTTCGCGGCGGAGGCAGGTGCCACGTCGGCACGCACGGAGGCGAGTGGCCGGTTCCGCTTCGTGCCCCACACGCCGGGCACGTGGCAGCTCGCGGTGGTGACGGCGCGAGGCTACCTGCCCTTCGGCCCCGAGTGGGGACAGAGCCCCATCCGCCTCACGGCCGTGCCCGGCCAGCGCATCTCGGACATCGTGCTCGCGCTGACGCCCGAGGCGGAGCTGCTGGGCACGGTGCTGGATGTGGAGGGGAAGCCCGTGGCCGGCGCACAGGTGCGCGTCCTCACGGGGCGAGGCGGTGAGTCGGTGCTCTTCCCCACGTCGGACCGCTACACGAGCGATGTGCGCGGGGAGCTCCGCTTCCATGCCCCCGAGGGAGCCACCGTGGAGGCGCGCCACCCCGCGTACGCCTCCGCCCGGGCCGAGGTGACGCCCTCGGTGGTGCTGTCGCGCAAGCTGGTGCTGGTCCTGGGCAAGCGCGAGAGCGCCTCGGCCGCCGCCCTGGGCGAGACCCTGGCGGGGCGCGTGGTGGACGGAGGAGGAACGGCGGTGGCCGGGGCCCTGGTGTCGGTGGCGTCCGCCGCGAGCGCCTGGCCCCGCAGGTACGGGGACGAGCTCGGCTACGAGACGGTGACGGACGCGGAGGGGCGCTTCTCGGTCGAGGGCCTGGAGACGGGCACCTACGACGTCACCGCGAGGCTGATGGGGCTCGCGCCCGGAGAGCTCCGGGACGTGGCGGCGGGCCGGAAGGACCTGGTGCTGACGCTGGCGCGGGGGGCGAAGCTGGGGGGCACGGTGCGCGACGCGGCCTCCGGCAAACCCCTCCCCTCCTTCACCCTGGCCGTGTTCACGAAGCGAGGCCCGCTCCAGCGGGATGCCTTCGCGCAGCTCTCGTTCATCGACGCACAGGGCCGCTACGAGGTGGCTGGCGTCCCGGCCGGGAGCTACGTCGTGGAGGTGGCCGCGCACGGCTACGCGCCCTCCGAGGCCAGCGTGGAGGTGCCGAAGGGGGCGTCCGGGCCGTTGACGACGGACTTCGCCTTGTCGCCTGGCGCGACGATGACGGGACGCGTGGTGGAGGCGGACACGAACCTCCCCCTGGAGCGCGCACGCATCTCGGTCGAGGGACTGGGGACGGGCGGTGGCGCGCTGTCGCTGCGCTACGACGCCCTCACGGATGCGCGGGGGAACTTCACGCTCGACGGACTGCCAACGGGCGAGGTGTCCCTGTTCGTCTCCGCCGACAAGCACCACAGCCGGGTCCTCTCGGGCATCACGGTGCGCCCCGGGGCCACGCCTCCGCGGACCATCGAGCTGCGGAAGACGGCGGAGGGCGAGGAGCCGCAAGTGGAGCTGGTGGGAATCGGAGCGGTGCTCGCCGCGCGCGAGGACGCACTGGTGCTGGGAGAGGTCATGCCCGGCGGAGGCGCGGCCGAGGCGGGGCTCGTCACGGGGGACGGCATCGTGCGCATCGACGGGCGCCCCGTGGTGGAGATGGGCTTCGCGGAGGCGGTGCAACGCATCCGGGGCCCCGAGGGCAGCCGGTTGGTGCTCGGGGTGCGCAGGGCCTCGGCGGTGGGCGCTGGGGGGAGCCCCGCGCCCGTCGTGGACCTCATCGTGACGCGGCGGAGCATCCGCCGGTAG